GACGGCGAATCCCATCCCGCCCGCCGTGCTCGCCCACCACGGGTTCGTCGCCGACGATCGGTTCCCGCTCTCACGGTTCGGGACGGACACGACCCACGTCGCGCGGCCGCTCCCTGAACCGGACGGGAACTGGCAGCTCGGTGGTGTGGAACTGGACGCGGCGGAGAACTGGCAGCTCTCGCTGTCGGACCAGGACGTCGCCTAGTCGCTTCGCAACTCGGCCATGTGGTCGATACGGCGCTGGACGAGGTCGGACTTGCCGATGTCGTGGCGAACCCGGAGACCGTCGGTCCCGGCCCGTTCGAGGGCGTCCTCGGCGATCTCCTCGGCCTCGGTGATCGAGTCGGCGACGCCGACGACCGCGAACGAGCGGGAGGTGGTGGTGTAGATCCCGTCCTCGCGCTCGTCGACGGAGGCGTAGAAGAGGATGGCCTCGCCCGCGGACTCGTCGTCGATGGTGACCTTCGCCCCGCTCTCGGGGTCGGTCGGGTAGCCGTCCGGGACGGCGTACTTGCAGACGGTGGCCTGGCGCTGGAACTGGAGCTTCGGGAGTTTCTCGTCGTCACGGGCGGCCGTGAGCACGTCGAGGAAGTCCGTGTTCAGCACGGGCAGCGTGTTCATCGCCTCGGGGTCGCCGAAGCGGGCGTTGAACTCGACCACCTTGATGCCGTCGGCGGTGAGCATGAACTGCCCGTAGAGGACGCCCTTGTACCCGTCGAGGGCGTCCACGACCGCGCGGAGCACGTCGACGGCGTCGCGGTACTCGTCCTCGCTCATGAAGGGGAGTTCGAGCGAGCCGTCGCTGTAACTGCCCATCCCGCCCGTGTTGGGCCCCTCGTCGCCCTCGTAGGCGCGCTTGTGGTCCTGCACGGCGGGGGTGACGCGCAACTCGCCGTTGGCGACGAAGGCCTGGATCGTGAACTCCTCGCCGATCAGGCGCTCCTCGAGGACGATCCGGTCGTACTCGGACTCGCGGATGTACTCTTTGGCCTCCTCGGCGTCGACCTGATCGCCGATGACCCGGACGCCCTTGCCGCCGGTGAGGCCGGCGGGCTTCACTGCGAGGTCGCCGTCGTACTCGTCGACGTACTCGCAGGCGGCCTCGGCGTCCCGGAACTCCGCGAAGTCCGGACAGCCGGGGACGTCGTGTTTCTCCATGAACCGGCGCTGGAACCCCTTGTCCGTCTCGATGCGGGCCTCTTCCTCCTGTGGACCGAACGTGTAGATGCCCGCGTCGTCGAGGGCGTCGGCGACGCCGGCCTCGAGGGCGGCCTCGGGACCGATGACGGCCAGCGTGGCGTCGACCTCCTCGGCGAAGGAGCGGACGGCCGGCGGCGTCGTCGTATCGAGGGTCTCGAACTCGACGGCAATCTCGGCGATTCCGGGATTGCGGTTGCCGGCGCAGGCGTACAGGTCCGCGTCCGAGTCCGCCAGCGCGCGGGCGATGGCGTGCTCGCGGCCACCGCCACCCACCAGCAGCACTGTCTCTGTCATACGCGAAATCGCAACCCACGGTCACGTAAGCGTTGCCATAGCCCGCTACGAGCCCCGAGCGGCGGGTCCCGGCCCTCAAGTAGCCCCGGGGCGTAGCCGAATCTATGAGCGACGCTGCCCCCACCGACCGCAACCGCCTCGACGCGGAGGAGAGCCCCTACCTCCGGCAGCACGCCGACAACCCCGTCAACTGGCAGCCCTGGGACGAGGCCGCCCTCGACGCCGCCCGGGAACGGGACGATCCCATCTTCCTCTCCATCGGCTACTCCGCCTGCCACTGGTGTCACGTCATGGAGGAGGAGAGCTTCGAGGACCCCGAGATCGCCCGCCGTCTCAACGACGACTTCGTCCCGATCAAGGTCGACCGCGAGGAGCGCCCCGACCTGGACTCGATCTACCAGAGCATCTGCCAGATGACGCAGGGGACCGGCGGCTGGCCTCTCTCGGTCTTCCTGACGCCCGAGGGCGACCCCTTCTTCGTGGGAACCTACTTCCCGCCGGAACCGAAGCGGGGGATGCCCGGCTTCGGCGACCTGCTCTCCGATATCCGGGAGAGCTGGGAGACCGACCGCGAGGGGATCGCCGAGCGCGCCGAGAAGTGGGCGAACGCGATCCGCGGCGAACTCGAGGAGACGCCGGAACCGGCCGACGACGCCCCCGCGGGCACCCTCGAACCCGCCGCGCAGGCGGCCGTCCGTGGTGCCGACCGCGAGCACGGCGGCTGGGGTCGCGGCCAAAAGTTCCCCCAGGCCGGCCGGGTCCACGTCCTCCTCCGGGCCCACGATCGGACCGGCCGCGACCCCTTCCGCGAGGTCGCGACCGAGGCCCTCGACGCAATGATCGGGGGCGGGCTCTACGACCACGTCGGCGGTGGGTTCCACCGCTACTGCACCGACAGGGACTGGA
Above is a genomic segment from Halorientalis sp. LT38 containing:
- the purD gene encoding phosphoribosylamine--glycine ligase, with product MTETVLLVGGGGREHAIARALADSDADLYACAGNRNPGIAEIAVEFETLDTTTPPAVRSFAEEVDATLAVIGPEAALEAGVADALDDAGIYTFGPQEEEARIETDKGFQRRFMEKHDVPGCPDFAEFRDAEAACEYVDEYDGDLAVKPAGLTGGKGVRVIGDQVDAEEAKEYIRESEYDRIVLEERLIGEEFTIQAFVANGELRVTPAVQDHKRAYEGDEGPNTGGMGSYSDGSLELPFMSEDEYRDAVDVLRAVVDALDGYKGVLYGQFMLTADGIKVVEFNARFGDPEAMNTLPVLNTDFLDVLTAARDDEKLPKLQFQRQATVCKYAVPDGYPTDPESGAKVTIDDESAGEAILFYASVDEREDGIYTTTSRSFAVVGVADSITEAEEIAEDALERAGTDGLRVRHDIGKSDLVQRRIDHMAELRSD